One window of Cohnella hashimotonis genomic DNA carries:
- a CDS encoding Ig-like domain-containing protein, translating into MSMRTNKLAALTQKAVCSLLLCALALGYWPAADKAAASGEEVLVNWLKQDMDTGFDGGVSPFVYDANIAGTSQSVVQVSGNNAIEFRDASLGSNAGSYFYYQLSSGALLSRINAIYSLPTGAEPVEFVYEYRLRRSAASDKPVNADIYSQLQFGNYDNVLVPRFPVPDKQTITGTAAYLNTTPNELKTVNDHDIASYRFQIVPNGGQRLVSSIKIAFGVRVNTGGTDEAIVVDDLAVYEATHDAAVDTEAPTAPTGLAVAAKTDTSVSLSWTASTDNVGVNRYDVYQDGQLAGSAPGTATSYSAVGLTPNKTYQYTVKARDAAGNASTQSAALAVTTNPSASGLPEPFGDRDVGTVNVAGSASYAAADGTFTVKASGADIWGTDDAFHYVYRPWTGDGQIVARVGEMTNTVAWTKAGVMIRANITSQSPHALMAVSPTNGVIFEDRLTQGGATVLTSGTKSPAPYWVKLTRVGNVISGYESSDGVAWNLVKREAVNLPETVYIGLALTSHDANRLSTTKFDHVAVGEVPPADSNYAPFPGTLETRKQWLWNKTKSMSEMGGVPNIAQIAAQLVDNQNVAVNLQKLDTMFQTYDWEQYKTVSKMYAYLLAGDKMDSTMIGHVKSYFAGYAYAKLPQTENLRMSNYTAGYLVGQLLPDVVDLNGASGAALKSANRANIEEMLDAAVRGGWAEYESPEYTFMTYFCLNALYQYSDEPDFKQKVKMAMDVMWFEWANDWIDGNFISSTSRSKGDATSANDPTWRGADHTLLSWMYFGAHRAQQGFGDTDAGVPAAYRPFLEYVGMVLAPSMSYTPPAMAVRIGQKTDKDYESRKTNLQNSSGRAMNVYRQAYVKPTWGLATEVTYNRVDNWIENMQAVLRWQSDKPDSLFRINADQGNSPIGNYDQIENHRIMQDGKTAVGVYKSLSGAGATDNYLNAMFPDTGSILAKEEQGGWVFGKTGPMYFAFKMIKPYAWYTQSPTDPSNKVKTTTQLHPTAQLSYSYNILRSQADKNGWVLETAGASEYADFAAFKNAVLMGTTVDSSHIDENNPRLIYTNLSGDTMDITFDRASGAYAGTHKVNGQPIDYAAFKLFDTPWLQQERGATTFTATEGNERLTYDFGSWTIAASDPTAQVPVSGVALGASALTVGAGKSAALTAVVSPANASNKKVLWSSSSPSVATVGASGTVTGIAPGSAVITATTEDGAFTATAAVTVTAEPLFQDTFAGGLGNWDLFGSTAWEIQGTGQAAVLKGTTTSTGPQRAVTKTSVLPYSAQNYTLSFGAESDRFRALFRYSSSTNYYFLEFKNTDTVELWKYAGSSTPAQVGTTVDIGSVIPGFDMTAHHAYEIRIDGSAFKLSIGGVTVTTFTDASLTAGGIGFSVKGAGTTPVQLLVDDVTVMPNV; encoded by the coding sequence ATGAGCATGAGAACGAACAAACTAGCCGCGCTTACTCAAAAAGCCGTCTGCAGCCTGCTGCTCTGCGCGCTGGCGCTGGGCTACTGGCCGGCCGCCGACAAAGCCGCCGCAAGCGGCGAGGAGGTACTTGTTAACTGGCTGAAGCAGGATATGGATACGGGGTTCGACGGCGGCGTCAGCCCGTTTGTGTACGATGCGAACATAGCGGGAACTTCACAGTCCGTGGTGCAGGTGAGCGGAAACAATGCAATCGAGTTCCGCGATGCTTCGCTGGGCTCGAACGCAGGCAGCTACTTTTACTATCAGCTGTCGAGCGGAGCGCTCCTATCGCGGATCAACGCGATCTACTCGCTGCCGACGGGGGCGGAGCCGGTGGAGTTCGTATACGAATACCGGCTCAGGCGCAGTGCGGCGAGCGACAAGCCGGTCAATGCGGACATTTACAGCCAGCTGCAATTCGGCAATTACGACAACGTGCTGGTCCCGCGGTTTCCGGTACCCGACAAGCAAACGATCACGGGAACGGCGGCTTATCTCAATACGACGCCGAACGAACTGAAGACGGTTAACGATCACGATATCGCATCCTACCGGTTCCAGATCGTGCCGAACGGCGGGCAACGACTCGTCAGCTCGATCAAGATCGCCTTTGGCGTCCGGGTCAACACCGGCGGCACCGACGAAGCGATCGTCGTCGACGACCTGGCGGTGTACGAGGCGACGCACGATGCGGCCGTGGATACGGAAGCGCCGACGGCGCCTACCGGCCTGGCCGTCGCGGCCAAGACCGATACGAGCGTCAGCCTCTCGTGGACGGCTTCGACAGACAATGTCGGCGTGAACCGCTACGATGTTTATCAGGACGGCCAGCTCGCAGGCTCCGCGCCCGGAACCGCAACGAGCTACAGCGCCGTCGGCCTGACGCCGAACAAGACCTATCAATACACGGTCAAGGCGCGTGACGCGGCCGGCAACGCATCAACCCAGAGCGCTGCGCTGGCGGTAACGACCAACCCGTCTGCGTCGGGATTGCCGGAACCGTTCGGCGACCGCGATGTCGGCACCGTCAACGTAGCGGGCAGCGCGAGCTATGCGGCTGCCGACGGCACGTTTACGGTGAAAGCCTCGGGGGCAGACATCTGGGGCACGGACGACGCGTTCCACTACGTATACCGGCCGTGGACGGGCGACGGCCAGATCGTGGCGCGCGTGGGCGAGATGACCAACACGGTCGCCTGGACCAAGGCGGGCGTCATGATCAGGGCCAATATAACAAGTCAATCACCGCATGCGTTGATGGCCGTGTCGCCGACGAACGGGGTCATTTTCGAGGATCGCCTGACGCAGGGAGGGGCCACGGTGCTGACGTCGGGCACCAAGTCGCCGGCGCCTTATTGGGTGAAGCTGACGCGCGTAGGCAATGTCATCAGCGGTTACGAGTCTTCTGATGGGGTCGCCTGGAATCTCGTCAAGCGAGAGGCCGTCAACCTGCCCGAGACGGTATACATCGGCCTGGCGCTGACAAGCCACGACGCCAACAGGCTCAGCACGACGAAGTTCGACCATGTCGCGGTGGGCGAGGTTCCGCCGGCGGACAGCAATTACGCGCCGTTCCCGGGCACGCTCGAGACGCGCAAGCAGTGGCTCTGGAACAAGACGAAGTCGATGTCCGAGATGGGCGGCGTACCCAACATCGCGCAGATCGCGGCGCAGCTCGTGGACAATCAGAATGTCGCCGTCAACCTGCAGAAGCTGGACACGATGTTCCAAACCTACGACTGGGAGCAGTACAAGACGGTCAGCAAAATGTACGCCTACTTGCTCGCCGGAGACAAGATGGATAGCACGATGATCGGCCACGTGAAAAGCTACTTCGCGGGTTATGCGTACGCGAAGCTTCCGCAGACCGAGAACCTGCGGATGAGCAATTATACGGCGGGCTATCTGGTCGGCCAGCTGCTGCCCGACGTCGTCGACCTGAACGGCGCGTCCGGCGCGGCGCTGAAGAGCGCGAACCGGGCCAACATCGAGGAAATGCTCGATGCGGCGGTCCGCGGCGGCTGGGCGGAGTACGAGAGTCCGGAGTACACGTTTATGACGTATTTTTGCCTGAACGCGCTCTACCAGTATTCGGACGAACCGGACTTCAAGCAAAAGGTCAAGATGGCGATGGACGTCATGTGGTTCGAGTGGGCGAACGACTGGATCGACGGCAACTTCATCTCCAGCACGAGCCGGTCCAAGGGAGACGCCACCTCCGCCAACGACCCGACCTGGAGAGGCGCCGACCATACGCTGCTGTCCTGGATGTACTTCGGCGCGCATCGCGCGCAGCAGGGATTCGGCGACACGGACGCGGGCGTGCCGGCAGCCTATCGGCCGTTTCTGGAATACGTCGGCATGGTGCTCGCGCCTTCGATGAGCTATACGCCGCCTGCCATGGCGGTTCGAATCGGACAGAAGACCGACAAGGATTACGAGTCCCGCAAAACGAACCTGCAAAATTCCAGCGGGCGCGCGATGAACGTCTATCGCCAGGCTTACGTGAAGCCGACCTGGGGTCTCGCCACCGAGGTGACGTACAACCGGGTCGACAACTGGATCGAGAACATGCAGGCGGTGCTGCGCTGGCAGTCCGACAAACCCGACAGTCTGTTCCGAATCAACGCGGACCAGGGCAACAGCCCGATCGGCAACTACGACCAGATCGAGAATCACCGGATCATGCAGGACGGCAAGACGGCGGTGGGCGTCTACAAATCGCTGAGCGGAGCCGGCGCGACCGATAACTACCTGAACGCCATGTTCCCGGATACGGGGTCGATCCTCGCGAAGGAGGAACAGGGCGGCTGGGTGTTCGGCAAGACAGGTCCGATGTACTTCGCCTTCAAGATGATTAAGCCGTACGCCTGGTATACGCAGTCGCCGACCGATCCGTCCAACAAGGTGAAGACGACGACACAGCTCCATCCGACCGCGCAGCTGTCCTACAGCTACAACATCCTGCGCAGTCAGGCGGACAAAAACGGCTGGGTGCTGGAGACGGCGGGAGCCTCCGAATATGCAGACTTCGCGGCCTTTAAAAACGCCGTCTTGATGGGCACGACGGTCGACAGCTCGCATATCGACGAGAACAATCCGCGGCTGATCTACACGAATCTGAGCGGCGATACGATGGACATCACCTTCGACCGTGCTTCCGGCGCCTACGCCGGCACGCACAAGGTGAACGGCCAGCCGATTGACTATGCGGCGTTTAAGCTGTTCGATACGCCATGGCTGCAGCAGGAGCGCGGCGCCACGACGTTTACGGCGACCGAGGGCAATGAACGGCTGACCTACGACTTCGGCAGCTGGACGATCGCAGCCAGCGATCCGACCGCGCAGGTGCCGGTCTCCGGCGTGGCGCTCGGCGCTTCGGCGCTGACGGTAGGTGCGGGGAAAAGCGCCGCGCTGACCGCGGTCGTCTCGCCCGCGAACGCATCGAACAAGAAGGTGCTGTGGAGCTCGAGCTCCCCGTCCGTTGCCACGGTCGGCGCCAGCGGCACGGTGACGGGTATCGCGCCGGGCAGCGCCGTTATTACCGCGACGACGGAGGACGGTGCTTTTACGGCGACCGCCGCGGTCACCGTTACCGCCGAGCCGCTGTTCCAGGATACGTTTGCCGGGGGCCTCGGCAATTGGGATCTGTTCGGCAGCACGGCTTGGGAGATCCAGGGCACCGGGCAGGCGGCCGTGCTGAAGGGCACGACGACGTCGACCGGTCCTCAGCGGGCGGTGACCAAGACGTCCGTCCTCCCGTACAGCGCGCAGAATTATACCTTGTCCTTCGGCGCCGAGTCCGACCGGTTCCGGGCGTTGTTCCGTTATTCCTCAAGCACGAACTATTACTTCTTGGAGTTCAAAAATACGGATACCGTCGAGCTGTGGAAATATGCGGGCTCCTCGACGCCGGCGCAGGTGGGGACGACCGTCGATATCGGCAGCGTCATTCCGGGCTTCGATATGACGGCGCATCATGCGTATGAGATCAGAATCGACGGCAGCGCGTTCAAGCTGTCGATCGGCGGCGTGACAGTGACGACGTTTACCGACGCTTCGCTGACCGCCGGCGGCATCGGGTTTTCGGTCAAGGGAGCGGGCACGACGCCCGTGCAGCTGCTCGTGGACGACGTGACGGTCATGCCGAACGTGTAA
- a CDS encoding DUF4432 family protein yields the protein MTREDKTCAATVVAVNGIEGVRLENGWLSAVILVGKGTDVWELTYKPLNLQLLMKTRAGLSLCEGRDLRKNRLTHYAEDYPGGWQEILPNRASFEGGRQEVGRDREGEAAGVPWDYAVEEDGGSCVTLRCRLTLPYTPLAVEKTLSLAAGESVLRIAERVVNVGRDDVHFIWTHHPAFGSPLVGEGAEILLPKGSRAFNVVRYERERETTPAASFEEAVDAVRLPSGSNKDLRAVDPPAPDGEACYMPLKNLEEGLAGIYQPALNVRLLLEWDHLLFPCLRYWSNNDDDLYTVALEPSTSWYSDIGDCVRHDNCITLAPREERRFWLNMRVEQP from the coding sequence ATGACTCGCGAGGATAAAACTTGCGCGGCGACGGTCGTCGCGGTAAACGGCATCGAGGGGGTGAGGCTGGAAAACGGATGGCTGAGCGCCGTAATCCTGGTAGGCAAAGGCACCGATGTTTGGGAGCTGACTTACAAGCCGTTGAACTTGCAGCTGTTGATGAAGACGCGGGCCGGCTTGTCGCTCTGCGAAGGGAGGGATTTGAGGAAAAACAGACTGACGCATTACGCCGAAGACTACCCGGGCGGATGGCAGGAGATTTTGCCGAACCGGGCTTCCTTCGAAGGCGGGCGGCAGGAAGTCGGGCGGGACCGGGAAGGCGAGGCGGCGGGAGTGCCCTGGGATTATGCCGTCGAAGAGGACGGCGGTTCGTGCGTGACGCTGCGCTGTCGGCTCACGCTTCCGTACACGCCGCTGGCGGTGGAAAAGACGCTCTCGCTGGCAGCGGGCGAAAGCGTTCTGCGCATCGCCGAGCGCGTCGTCAACGTCGGGCGGGATGACGTCCATTTTATATGGACGCATCATCCGGCATTCGGCAGCCCGCTGGTGGGCGAGGGGGCCGAGATCTTGCTGCCGAAGGGCAGCCGCGCGTTTAACGTGGTGCGGTACGAGCGTGAACGGGAAACGACGCCTGCAGCGAGCTTTGAAGAAGCGGTGGATGCGGTTCGTTTGCCGAGCGGGAGCAACAAGGACCTGCGAGCGGTGGACCCGCCGGCGCCGGACGGGGAAGCCTGCTATATGCCGCTAAAAAACCTGGAAGAGGGTCTCGCGGGCATCTATCAGCCGGCGTTGAACGTGAGGTTGCTGCTGGAGTGGGACCATCTCTTATTTCCATGTCTCCGTTACTGGTCGAACAACGACGATGATCTGTACACGGTGGCGCTGGAACCGTCGACATCATGGTACTCGGATATCGGGGATTGCGTGCGCCACGACAACTGCATCACGTTGGCCCCCCGAGAGGAACGGCGGTTCTGGTTAAACATGCGCGTAGAGCAGCCGTAG
- a CDS encoding extracellular solute-binding protein: MKTRKSLTALMIASAFAATLAGCSSKANESDTGNAGNASSSAPASSAAASEGSKATKLDPVTLKIVMPGDRPADMDVIIKEAEKRMADNINVKLDLVFVPWSDLAQKTQVMLASGENVDLIFDAPWLHMEQMISAGYYEPMDDLLQQYGQDAIKVRSQQMFDANKFQGKIYGLPLGNTHLAGRTYLVRKDLREKYGLQPIKTYDELIQYAYKVKENEKDVIPLLAYGQGASTDQAWGAFREYMEYPQYIRSDALGQSLVLYYKNNDGKVYNLFDEMEPTIWSWIQDARKLYTDGLIHPDVLALKDIDSVINSGKVGAAVYNEFGVPSSLNTALAKNVPGAELEAVTFVKMEKGANITNFKQANFQAIPKVSKNKERAMMFLNWTAQKENYDLLAYGIEGKNYEAVGDDQYKQIGTDYSYFPYAWVWNPTTDRLNAGFDEETIKHYQFNKDAANLTPSILTGFSFDPTPVMNEISLYNATEAKYYNSLFDGVTDPDSTWASLKKEGAANAKKIQVELQKQIDAFLAQKK; this comes from the coding sequence ATGAAAACTAGAAAAAGCCTGACCGCGCTCATGATCGCTTCGGCCTTCGCGGCTACGCTCGCCGGCTGCAGCTCCAAAGCAAACGAATCGGACACGGGCAACGCGGGCAACGCTTCGTCCTCCGCCCCGGCCTCGTCCGCTGCCGCATCCGAAGGGAGCAAGGCGACCAAGCTGGATCCGGTGACGCTTAAAATCGTCATGCCGGGCGACCGGCCCGCGGATATGGACGTCATTATCAAGGAAGCCGAGAAGCGCATGGCCGACAATATCAACGTCAAGCTCGACCTGGTGTTCGTGCCTTGGTCGGATCTCGCGCAGAAGACGCAGGTCATGCTCGCATCGGGCGAAAATGTCGACTTGATTTTCGACGCCCCGTGGCTGCATATGGAGCAGATGATCAGCGCGGGTTACTACGAGCCGATGGACGATCTGCTGCAGCAGTACGGGCAGGACGCGATCAAGGTCCGCTCGCAGCAGATGTTCGACGCCAACAAGTTCCAGGGCAAGATCTACGGCCTGCCGCTCGGCAACACGCACCTGGCCGGCCGGACGTATCTGGTCCGCAAGGACCTGCGCGAGAAATACGGGCTGCAGCCGATCAAGACCTACGACGAACTGATCCAATACGCTTATAAAGTCAAAGAAAACGAAAAGGACGTCATCCCGCTGCTCGCTTACGGCCAGGGCGCCTCGACGGACCAGGCCTGGGGCGCATTCCGGGAATACATGGAATACCCGCAGTACATCCGTTCCGACGCGCTCGGACAGAGCCTCGTGCTCTACTACAAGAACAACGACGGCAAGGTTTACAACCTGTTCGACGAAATGGAGCCTACGATCTGGTCCTGGATCCAGGACGCCCGGAAGCTGTACACGGACGGTCTGATCCATCCGGACGTGCTGGCGCTCAAGGACATCGACTCGGTCATCAACTCCGGCAAGGTCGGCGCGGCCGTATACAACGAATTCGGCGTTCCGTCCAGCCTGAACACGGCGCTCGCCAAGAACGTTCCCGGCGCGGAGCTGGAGGCGGTCACCTTCGTGAAGATGGAGAAGGGCGCGAACATCACCAACTTCAAGCAGGCGAACTTCCAGGCGATCCCCAAAGTGAGCAAAAACAAAGAGCGCGCCATGATGTTCCTCAACTGGACCGCGCAAAAGGAAAACTACGACCTGCTCGCCTACGGCATCGAAGGCAAAAACTACGAGGCGGTCGGCGACGACCAGTACAAGCAGATCGGCACCGACTACTCGTATTTCCCGTACGCGTGGGTTTGGAATCCGACGACGGACCGACTGAACGCCGGTTTTGACGAAGAAACGATCAAGCACTACCAGTTCAACAAGGACGCCGCCAACCTGACGCCGAGCATCCTCACCGGCTTCTCGTTCGATCCGACGCCGGTCATGAACGAGATCTCGCTCTACAATGCGACGGAGGCCAAGTACTACAACTCGCTGTTCGACGGCGTCACCGATCCGGACAGCACGTGGGCTTCGCTGAAGAAGGAAGGCGCGGCCAACGCCAAAAAGATCCAGGTCGAGCTGCAGAAGCAGATCGACGCCTTCCTGGCGCAGAAGAAGTAA
- a CDS encoding carbohydrate ABC transporter permease: MESSITQAQSGKLGRAGKAMKIKADRSPSERAFVGFIYAFTGLFALVCLLPFWIVAINSFADESAIKRYGYQLIPKIFSTGAYEFLFRGKQVASSYMVSTTVTVAGTALAVLITAMYAYVLAHPKVKYRSALSFLTYFTMIFGAGLVGFYILIANWLHLKDTLWALILPYLLNPFFAFIMVSFFRTLPYEINEAATVDGANDLRIFFGIILPISKPVIATVGLFYALQYWNDFFLALLFIDDYKLHPLQIMIRQLISNINIGAYVGGSQTNYGQPLPTYSVQLATVCVTIGPIFLLYPFIQRYFVKGITIGALKG; encoded by the coding sequence ATGGAAAGCTCCATCACCCAAGCGCAATCCGGCAAGCTTGGCCGAGCCGGAAAGGCCATGAAGATCAAGGCGGACCGCTCCCCGTCGGAGAGGGCGTTCGTGGGCTTCATCTACGCCTTCACCGGGCTGTTCGCGCTCGTCTGCCTGCTGCCATTCTGGATCGTGGCGATCAATTCGTTCGCCGACGAGTCCGCGATCAAGCGTTACGGCTATCAGCTGATTCCCAAAATTTTCTCCACCGGCGCCTACGAGTTCCTGTTCCGCGGCAAGCAGGTGGCCAGCAGCTACATGGTCTCGACGACCGTCACGGTAGCCGGCACCGCGCTCGCCGTGCTGATCACGGCGATGTACGCTTATGTGCTCGCGCATCCGAAAGTAAAGTACCGCAGCGCGCTGTCCTTCCTGACTTACTTTACGATGATATTCGGCGCGGGTCTGGTCGGCTTCTACATCCTGATCGCCAACTGGCTCCATCTGAAAGATACGCTCTGGGCGCTCATACTGCCGTACCTGCTCAACCCGTTCTTCGCCTTCATCATGGTGTCGTTTTTCCGGACGCTGCCCTACGAGATCAACGAAGCGGCGACCGTGGACGGCGCGAACGACCTGCGGATCTTCTTCGGCATCATCCTGCCGATCTCGAAGCCGGTCATCGCGACCGTGGGCCTGTTCTACGCGCTGCAATACTGGAACGACTTTTTCCTCGCGCTTCTGTTCATCGACGATTACAAGCTGCATCCGCTGCAGATCATGATCCGCCAGCTCATCTCCAACATCAACATCGGCGCCTATGTCGGCGGCAGCCAGACGAACTACGGGCAGCCCCTGCCGACCTACAGCGTCCAGCTGGCGACCGTATGCGTCACGATCGGCCCGATCTTCCTGCTGTATCCGTTTATTCAGCGATATTTCGTCAAGGGCATTACAATCGGCGCGCTGAAAGGTTAG
- a CDS encoding ABC transporter permease, translating to MPIVREIVRNKYLYVLALPGLLFLIVFAYVPMAGHLIAFKKYRLADGLWGSEWVGFDNFKFFFMSSDWYKVTFNTVFLNGLFIVCGLGIALLLAIFLNEIHSRLYKKIAQSLIFLPYFISWLVVSMMTFAFLNTTDGILNRLLIDNGMDPQNWYLKPGIWPGVLTFIYVWKFAGYYSIIFLAAITGISGEYYESAKIDGATRFQQIIHITIPLIRNVLIVLALLGVGRIFYGDFGMIYGIVGDTAPLYPTTDVIDTYSYRALRQLGDFSKSSAIIMYQSVMGLVTIVIFNAIARRIDKDSSLF from the coding sequence GTGCCCATCGTAAGAGAAATCGTACGCAACAAATATTTATACGTGCTCGCGCTGCCCGGTCTGTTGTTCCTGATCGTATTCGCTTACGTACCCATGGCCGGCCACCTGATCGCGTTCAAAAAATATCGGCTTGCCGACGGATTATGGGGGAGCGAGTGGGTCGGTTTCGACAATTTCAAATTTTTCTTTATGAGCAGCGACTGGTACAAAGTGACGTTCAACACGGTGTTTTTGAACGGACTGTTCATCGTCTGCGGCCTCGGAATCGCACTGCTACTGGCGATTTTCCTGAACGAGATCCACAGCCGGCTCTACAAGAAGATTGCGCAGTCGCTCATTTTCCTGCCCTACTTCATCTCGTGGCTGGTCGTCAGCATGATGACGTTCGCCTTCCTCAATACGACGGACGGCATCCTGAACCGCTTGCTGATCGACAACGGGATGGACCCGCAGAACTGGTACCTGAAGCCGGGCATCTGGCCGGGCGTGCTGACGTTCATCTATGTGTGGAAATTCGCGGGCTACTACTCGATTATTTTCCTCGCGGCGATCACGGGCATCTCGGGCGAATATTACGAGAGCGCCAAAATCGACGGAGCGACAAGGTTCCAGCAGATCATCCATATTACCATTCCGCTCATCCGCAACGTGCTGATCGTGCTCGCGCTGCTCGGCGTCGGACGGATCTTCTACGGCGACTTCGGCATGATCTACGGCATCGTCGGCGATACGGCGCCGCTGTATCCGACGACGGACGTCATCGACACGTATTCGTACCGGGCGCTGCGGCAGCTGGGCGACTTCAGCAAGTCATCGGCCATTATCATGTACCAGTCGGTGATGGGGCTTGTGACGATCGTCATCTTCAACGCCATCGCCAGACGGATCGACAAAGACTCCAGCTTATTTTAG
- a CDS encoding helix-turn-helix domain-containing protein, which produces MKKLMPRRTHIRIFLGSCLLFVLVSVPVVFFMTRQFSIFALNQIDKVNKTEITHSRDNAAFILDKMIAYGFTMYADKSVQAWMTADAETQDHEIEAIAAAAKYRTTEPFLKNAYLLNMRTEHVIDIAYGITSFADFDDQDILRLAKTPAKAYQRFFVHRTSGTRSLALMIPTVPSGQPSYGYLVLLLDDALMKQYLLKENKGAGFISFMLDEEGRLMLGPDEEGAASGAAEASGSSEGLYKELASRASGASGSFKQRFEKESWSVQYARIEPQGWTLYQMAKLEGINADFYAFRTKLMIVLAGLVALLLGILFWNSRRTYKPFSQLASQLETKLGPSLQRRQDEGPLAEHSVIRYGIEMLESRMVELDSSMREHRDVIKSEYLRQWILQGKLIPPVEQYLREHSELFAYGNLYIGVIRIDGYSAFQEKYEFASRKLMKYAMGNIEEEILRRNGGAEAVDLGSDHVVLLLSGDGVQAARLTGLLEEAKSQIDRWTQIRVTVAVSEARAFGDDIRAAYQHILELTMLKFVSGEDKIYLERDFENYMRSVQPLPDDQLLDELIKSVRMGKADEAAAGLDRLFAHMQTMHYAQSKIQLSLMLYTLFKTFNKLPSVSSIEGIESILESFDTLTGVRAWLERELLVIVEELSSKKGASRRDEIVRDIVDYVRNHLHDPMLTIEEISEHVSLSSRHVRQLFKESLDVTLSEYILQERIAKVKELLATTDWTVTDIGERAGFQTKSHFFTIFKKATGLTPTQYRDTLGG; this is translated from the coding sequence ATGAAGAAGCTTATGCCGAGAAGGACGCATATCCGCATTTTCTTGGGCTCGTGCCTGCTGTTCGTCCTCGTCTCCGTGCCCGTCGTGTTTTTTATGACTCGGCAGTTCTCGATTTTCGCATTGAACCAGATCGACAAGGTGAACAAGACCGAGATTACGCATTCCCGGGACAATGCAGCCTTCATCCTCGATAAAATGATCGCCTACGGCTTCACCATGTACGCCGACAAAAGCGTGCAGGCTTGGATGACGGCCGATGCGGAGACGCAGGACCACGAGATCGAGGCGATCGCGGCGGCGGCCAAGTACAGGACGACCGAGCCTTTTCTGAAAAACGCGTACCTGCTCAATATGCGTACCGAGCACGTGATCGACATCGCATACGGCATTACTTCGTTCGCCGATTTTGACGACCAGGACATTTTGCGGCTTGCGAAGACGCCGGCCAAGGCTTACCAGCGCTTTTTCGTTCATCGTACGTCCGGTACGCGTTCGCTGGCGCTGATGATCCCCACCGTGCCGTCGGGCCAGCCCTCGTACGGTTATTTGGTGCTGCTGCTCGACGACGCGCTGATGAAGCAGTATTTGCTCAAGGAAAACAAGGGTGCGGGGTTTATCTCCTTTATGCTCGACGAGGAAGGGCGGCTGATGCTCGGTCCGGATGAAGAGGGGGCCGCGTCGGGAGCGGCGGAGGCGTCCGGATCGAGCGAGGGGCTGTACAAGGAGCTCGCGTCTCGCGCTTCCGGCGCTTCCGGCAGCTTCAAGCAGCGATTCGAAAAGGAATCGTGGTCCGTACAGTACGCCAGGATCGAGCCGCAGGGCTGGACCCTTTATCAGATGGCCAAGCTGGAGGGAATCAATGCGGACTTTTACGCGTTCCGCACCAAGCTGATGATTGTGCTGGCGGGACTGGTAGCGCTGCTTCTTGGCATCCTGTTCTGGAATTCGAGGCGTACCTATAAGCCATTCTCCCAGTTGGCGAGCCAGTTGGAGACCAAGCTCGGACCGTCGCTGCAACGCAGGCAGGACGAGGGCCCGCTGGCCGAGCACAGCGTCATCCGGTACGGCATCGAGATGCTGGAGAGCCGGATGGTGGAGCTCGACTCTTCGATGCGCGAGCACCGGGACGTCATCAAGTCGGAATACCTGCGTCAGTGGATTCTTCAGGGTAAGCTGATTCCGCCTGTCGAGCAGTATTTGCGGGAGCACTCGGAACTGTTCGCGTACGGGAACCTGTATATCGGCGTGATCCGCATCGACGGGTACAGCGCGTTTCAGGAGAAGTACGAGTTTGCCTCGCGCAAGCTGATGAAGTACGCGATGGGCAACATCGAGGAGGAGATTCTGCGGCGGAACGGAGGCGCCGAGGCGGTGGACCTGGGAAGCGACCATGTCGTGCTGCTGCTCTCCGGGGACGGGGTACAGGCGGCGCGATTGACTGGACTGCTCGAGGAAGCCAAGTCGCAGATCGACCGGTGGACGCAGATTCGGGTGACGGTTGCCGTCAGCGAGGCGCGGGCGTTCGGCGACGATATCCGGGCCGCGTACCAGCACATTCTCGAGCTGACGATGCTCAAGTTCGTTTCAGGCGAGGACAAGATCTATCTGGAACGCGATTTTGAAAATTATATGCGCAGCGTGCAGCCCCTGCCGGACGACCAACTGCTCGACGAGTTGATCAAAAGCGTGCGCATGGGCAAAGCCGACGAAGCCGCCGCAGGGTTGGATCGCTTGTTCGCCCATATGCAGACGATGCACTATGCGCAGAGCAAGATTCAGCTGTCGCTTATGCTGTATACGCTGTTCAAGACGTTCAACAAGCTGCCGTCGGTCTCGTCGATCGAGGGGATCGAGAGCATTCTCGAGTCGTTCGATACGCTGACGGGCGTACGGGCATGGCTCGAGCGCGAGCTGCTCGTCATTGTCGAGGAGCTGAGCAGCAAGAAGGGAGCGAGCCGGCGGGACGAGATCGTGAGGGATATCGTGGACTACGTGCGCAACCACCTGCACGATCCGATGCTCACGATCGAGGAGATCTCAGAGCATGTCTCGCTCTCCTCCCGGCACGTGAGGCAGCTGTTCAAGGAGTCGCTGGACGTGACGTTGTCCGAATACATCCTGCAGGAGCGAATCGCCAAGGTCAAGGAGCTGCTGGCGACGACGGACTGGACGGTCACGGACATCGGGGAGCGCGCGGGCTTCCAGACGAAGAGCCACTTCTTCACGATCTTCAAGAAAGCGACAGGATTGACGCCCACCCAATACAGGGACACGCTGGGGGGATAG